Proteins encoded by one window of Bubalus bubalis isolate 160015118507 breed Murrah chromosome 4, NDDB_SH_1, whole genome shotgun sequence:
- the LOC102395723 gene encoding basic proline-rich protein-like, translating into MLLILLSVALLALSSAQDLVSESNSEESLSTILDLNSDNDIPKPPPGGPGGPPPRPPPDDEDEGEEPPPGPPPSGPPPQGPPPPEEQPEENPDEDSPSK; encoded by the exons ATGCTGCTGATCCTGCTCTCAGTGGCCTTGCTGGCCCTGAGCTCAGCTCAAGACCTGGTTTCTG AAAGCAACAGTGAAGAGTCTCTGAGTACCATACTAG ATTTAAACTCAGACAACGATATTCCCAAACCACCTCCTGGAGGACCTGGAGGGCCACCACCTAGACCCCCTCctgatgatgaagatgaaggtGAGGAACCTCCACCAGGGCCACCTCCATCAGGACCACCTCCACAAGGGCCACCTCCACCAGAGGAGCAACCTGAGGAGAATCCAGATGAAGACTCACCATCCAAGTAA